In the genome of Arthrobacter sp. D5-1, one region contains:
- a CDS encoding TlpA disulfide reductase family protein produces the protein MSSQPPAHRRPRRRTVLGLGAAIIALAGCAGQDDLAEQAKAGDDKNYIAGDGSVNEYPPASRGSRVSLEGQLFNGEKVSAQDWAGKVVVLNFWYAACAPCRVEAPDLAALHTEFKDKGVLFFGVNVRDDAATAAAFERTFNVQYPSIDDSDGGVLLAMTEYVPPRAVPTTLVLDTEGRVSARILGVSQKGTLKALITSAATGS, from the coding sequence ATGAGCAGTCAACCACCAGCGCACCGGCGACCCCGCCGCCGCACCGTCCTGGGCCTGGGCGCGGCAATAATCGCCCTCGCCGGCTGTGCAGGCCAGGACGATCTGGCTGAGCAGGCCAAGGCCGGAGATGACAAGAACTACATCGCCGGCGACGGGTCCGTGAACGAATACCCACCCGCATCACGCGGGTCCCGGGTCTCCCTGGAAGGCCAGCTCTTCAACGGCGAGAAGGTTTCTGCCCAGGACTGGGCCGGCAAGGTCGTGGTCCTCAACTTCTGGTATGCAGCTTGCGCACCCTGCCGGGTCGAGGCGCCGGACCTGGCCGCCCTCCACACCGAATTCAAGGACAAGGGCGTGCTGTTCTTCGGGGTCAACGTCCGCGACGATGCCGCAACTGCGGCAGCCTTCGAACGGACCTTCAACGTGCAGTATCCCAGCATAGATGACAGCGACGGCGGTGTTCTGCTGGCAATGACAGAGTACGTCCCGCCCCGCGCGGTACCCACCACCCTCGTGCTCGACACAGAAGGCCGCGTCAGTGCCCGGATCCTCGGAGTCTCCCAAAAAGGAACCCTGAAAGC
- a CDS encoding cytochrome c biogenesis protein CcdA, with translation MDIGEYFASTVTSGALVLALPLAAVAGLVSFLSPCILPLVPGYLGFVSGLTDPTQPRNRRRVLTGVALFILGFGAVFTLYGAAFGAIGSWLIRWQDPLMRGLGIVVILMGLVLLGRFSWLQQTRKFQLPGRNGLTGAPLLGIVFGLGWTPCMGPTLSAVLSLSVTAGSAWRGALLAFVYCLGLGVPFVFVALGLNWVSKVLAVVRRHIRAVNIGGAVMLIILGVLMVSGLWVQWIYQLQNLAGTFLMPV, from the coding sequence GTGGACATCGGTGAGTACTTTGCCTCGACGGTGACCTCCGGCGCCCTGGTCCTGGCACTGCCCCTGGCAGCCGTGGCAGGCCTGGTGTCCTTCCTCTCGCCCTGCATTCTTCCGTTGGTTCCCGGCTACCTGGGCTTCGTCTCCGGGCTTACGGACCCGACCCAACCGCGCAACAGACGACGTGTCCTTACCGGCGTTGCACTGTTCATTCTGGGCTTCGGTGCCGTGTTCACCCTGTACGGGGCGGCTTTCGGAGCCATCGGGTCATGGCTGATCCGTTGGCAGGACCCCCTCATGAGGGGCCTGGGGATCGTGGTCATCCTCATGGGACTGGTGCTGCTCGGACGGTTTTCCTGGCTCCAACAAACCCGGAAATTCCAGCTCCCCGGCCGCAACGGGCTCACCGGTGCACCGCTGCTCGGAATCGTCTTCGGCCTGGGCTGGACCCCCTGCATGGGCCCGACACTCAGCGCCGTCCTCAGCCTGAGCGTCACCGCAGGAAGCGCCTGGCGCGGGGCCCTGCTGGCCTTTGTCTACTGCCTTGGCCTGGGCGTCCCCTTCGTCTTCGTGGCCCTGGGCCTGAACTGGGTATCAAAGGTCCTGGCCGTGGTGCGCAGGCACATCAGGGCCGTGAACATCGGCGGCGCCGTCATGCTCATCATTCTGGGCGTGCTGATGGTGTCCGGCTTGTGGGTGCAATGGATCTACCAACTGCAGAACCTTGCCGGAACGTTCCTGATGCCCGTCTAG
- the lspA gene encoding signal peptidase II → MRGQETKTLLPVRAAMALAVAGLALGDLLVKSIVVITMADGRVLDYGVFNLRLAYNTGVAFSLGATLSPWIVVAATAAIVTVLAVYLYRAAPGFNRMSRAGAALLLGGAVGNLVDRMDGAGVVDYLHTGWFPTFNLADVFITGGVGLLVLGSIRTPARASEERP, encoded by the coding sequence GTGAGGGGCCAGGAAACCAAGACCTTGCTCCCGGTGCGTGCCGCAATGGCGCTGGCTGTCGCTGGTTTGGCGTTGGGCGACTTGCTGGTCAAGTCCATCGTCGTGATCACGATGGCTGATGGCCGAGTCCTTGACTACGGGGTATTTAATCTCCGGCTCGCGTACAACACCGGTGTCGCGTTCAGCCTTGGCGCCACCTTATCCCCGTGGATTGTCGTCGCCGCGACCGCAGCAATCGTGACGGTGCTGGCCGTTTACCTGTACCGGGCGGCTCCCGGATTCAACCGGATGTCCCGGGCCGGAGCGGCCCTCCTGCTCGGCGGCGCCGTCGGGAACCTGGTGGACCGGATGGACGGGGCAGGAGTCGTTGACTACCTGCACACCGGATGGTTCCCGACCTTCAACCTTGCCGATGTCTTCATCACCGGTGGAGTCGGCCTGCTGGTACTCGGATCCATCCGCACCCCTGCCCGGGCCTCGGAAGAAAGGCCCTGA